Proteins encoded in a region of the Halorussus sp. MSC15.2 genome:
- a CDS encoding HVO_0416 family zinc finger protein encodes MATAPTGDDDVFDEFLSERGHETETVGWQEDYNKKQCPECGGLHDTSASECSVCGWRP; translated from the coding sequence ATGGCGACCGCACCGACCGGCGACGACGACGTTTTCGACGAATTCCTGTCCGAGCGTGGCCACGAAACCGAGACCGTCGGCTGGCAGGAGGACTATAACAAGAAACAGTGCCCGGAGTGCGGCGGACTTCACGATACGTCCGCGAGCGAGTGCTCGGTATGCGGTTGGCGACCGTAG
- the npdG gene encoding NADPH-dependent F420 reductase: MRIALLGGTGDIGQALALRWARDTDHEILVGSRDPEKARGKADEYETELDSIGVERDVKGFANEMAADRADVVVLAVPAFHVRDLVESVADRIEDADVLVSPAVGMDRDEEGFHYKPPKAGSVTELVADAAPEGVPVVGAFHNLSADRLANLDVELDLDTLVVGDDGDAVETVVELADQIDGLRALKAGGVANAAEVESMTPLLINLAVENQGMHDVGVKFE; the protein is encoded by the coding sequence ATGCGAATCGCACTCCTCGGCGGAACCGGCGATATCGGACAGGCCCTCGCGCTCCGGTGGGCGCGAGACACCGACCACGAGATTCTCGTCGGGTCCCGCGACCCGGAGAAGGCCCGCGGCAAGGCCGACGAGTACGAGACCGAACTCGACAGTATCGGCGTCGAGCGCGACGTCAAGGGGTTCGCCAACGAGATGGCGGCCGACCGCGCGGACGTGGTGGTGCTGGCGGTGCCCGCGTTCCACGTCCGGGACCTCGTGGAGTCGGTCGCCGACCGCATCGAGGACGCCGACGTGCTTGTCTCTCCGGCGGTCGGGATGGACCGCGACGAGGAGGGGTTCCACTACAAGCCCCCGAAGGCGGGGAGCGTCACGGAACTGGTCGCCGACGCCGCGCCCGAGGGCGTCCCGGTGGTCGGGGCCTTCCACAACCTCTCGGCCGACAGACTCGCCAATCTGGACGTGGAACTCGACCTCGATACGCTCGTGGTCGGTGACGACGGCGACGCGGTGGAGACTGTGGTCGAGCTGGCCGACCAGATAGACGGTCTCCGCGCGCTGAAGGCGGGCGGCGTGGCCAACGCCGCGGAGGTCGAGAGCATGACGCCGCTGCTCATCAACCTCGCCGTGGAGAATCAGGGGATGCACGACGTCGGCGTGAAGTTCGAGTAG